From the Psilocybe cubensis strain MGC-MH-2018 chromosome 6, whole genome shotgun sequence genome, the window GGAGCGCTGGACGGACCTTtagagaaacctccaaccTTGTCCAACCTGTGTTCCGCATACCTCTGAGGTCCCGAATGTCAATATTACCTTGATACTCTACATCCCGGCGGGTGATGGCAGCCACCAACTCTCCAATGAACAAACCGTGACTGAAGACTGCCACTGTTCTAGGCTTTCCTTCTGCCCCTTCTTTTAGCAACTCGAGGCGCATGACACCGTCAATGACAGCCTCTGCTCGCAGCGCCATTTCATCCAGACTTTCTCCTCCAGGGAATTTTTGTTGCCTCGTGTGCAGTGCTGGAAACTTTCCCTTTGCGTAATGTGCCACGAGCGACAGACCCTTTTCCTTCTTACCAAATGGACGCCCTTCCCCAGCGCCAAAACTTTGTTCTCTCAGTAAGTCAAGTTCGACAAATGGAACATCAGTTGCACCACCAGCGGTGGTTTCTTGTTTATCTTTGACGGTCTTCGCGGTGAGCTTGGCGCGCGTAAGGTCTGACGTGTAGATGGCGTCAAAGTTAATATTCAAACGGCAAAAATCATCAGCGAGCGCTTCTGCTTGCTTTTGAGGCGTAAGTAGGGTGGTCCTTAAACTAAAATATATGCACTCACTCTCATCCCTGCGATTATACAATAAGCATTTTGTTGTGATTTTGAGCTTTAATTAGAATAATACCATGGTTTGAAAGTGGAGAATCTTTCCAACCAGCCCAAACTTGACGCTATGGTACGTGACGTGAAGTTGCGTTTGCACGAGATCCTAGTtgaaccaaccaaccaagtTGTCTTTCGACTCTCCATGACGAATCTGCGAGATGGAATGAATACGGATATAGAACAGTAGAGACAAGCGTACGAGTATGAAGGTCACCATCCCCAGTATGCCAGAGAATGCTAgaaaggagaggaaggagcGAGAAAGCATCGGCCATTTGGCCGAGGACCAATAATGAGACGCGTCAATCACATGACTAAGTCGCTGACTAACGGCGGTGTAAATGATCGACAGCCACTGCGGCCGTCTTCATTCCTTGGCCTCACTAACTGACAAGGACGCGTCAGCACTACACTCTATACCTTATAAACCacactcttttctttcttatctACTATATCATACCCACACAATGGATTCCTCGTCCTCGAACCAAGTCCAGGAGCGCGACACCCACATTCTCGACATCGGTCAGCAGTGCTCCCACCCGTCCTGTCTCCTCGTCGACTTCCTTCCCTTCAAATGCCAGCACTGCAAGCTTCCTTTCTGCCAGGAACACTTTAGAGTAGAGCACCACCAGTGTTCCGAGTATGATGACAGCAAATACATCGCTCCTTCCTGTGAGTAACTTCTCCCGACCAGCTTGTCATTTGCATTGGCGCTCATTAGGCGCTCTCGTAATTGCTAGGTCCCCTGTGCAATCAGCCTGTGTTCATCGAACAAGGTCGCGATGCGAACATTAGCATGGACCTGCATCTAGAGAATAACTGCTCAGTAGTGACGGGAAGAGTCAAAGCGAAAACCCTGCCCACCTGTGCTAGAGTCAACTGCCAGAAAGCT encodes:
- a CDS encoding 2,3-bisphosphoglycerate-dependent phosphoglycerate mutase, with product MVTFILVRLSLLFYIRIHSISQIRHGESKDNLRQVWAGWKDSPLSNHGMRQAEALADDFCRLNINFDAIYTSDLTRAKLTAKTVKDKQETTAGGATDVPFVELDLLREQSFGAGEGRPFGKKEKGLSLVAHYAKGKFPALHTRQQKFPGGESLDEMALRAEAVIDGVMRLELLKEGAEGKPRTVAVFSHGLFIGELVAAITRRDVEYQGNIDIRDLRGMRNTGWTRLEVSLKPESDHASQSSDIQTYFAVRLNGVNRHGHLSNLHRQKGGIGSSTHDPAQKDIRSFLGGKQKSAPAVSNVIPRPKPY